From a region of the Kaistia sp. 32K genome:
- a CDS encoding sigma-54 dependent transcriptional regulator has translation MGFGGGSQEPVQVLIVDADPVQRRTVSAHLAAQAGLRFAPMAFATKAEAIECLAGRSQSIIVADLETVGGVDQLGSLGGNASSIIAMSARGSVHAAVAAMRAGAVDFLPKPFGAAALLDRLEAAIAQWPVAKPPTKDTTSDNTRPEDAGPAAVASLAREDFEGFIGRSAAMAVVYDQISRIAPSRAPVFVTGESGTGKELCAEAIHNRSGRAGRPFIAINCSAIPKDLMESEIFGHVRGAFTGATDTRQGAAELADGGTLFLDEIGEMDLALQAKLLRFIQSGVVQRVGDGTSRRVDVRIVCATHRDPTAEIAAGRFREDLFYRLHVLPIQLPPLRERPEDILPLASAFLSRYAAEETRGFRGFEPAAAALLMRHPWPGNVRELQNAIRRMVVLHQGSEVTVAMLPPPIRGASAPVRGGEWTDPGRAPLGAVAPFWEQERSIIESAIEAHGGNIARAAAALEISPSTIYRKRQAWQERRTA, from the coding sequence ATGGGATTCGGTGGTGGCTCGCAAGAGCCCGTTCAGGTTCTGATCGTGGATGCCGATCCGGTTCAGCGGCGCACCGTTTCCGCGCATCTGGCGGCGCAGGCGGGGCTGCGTTTCGCGCCGATGGCCTTTGCCACCAAGGCCGAGGCGATCGAATGCCTGGCGGGCCGGTCCCAGTCGATCATCGTCGCCGATCTCGAGACCGTGGGCGGCGTCGACCAGCTCGGCAGCCTCGGCGGCAACGCCTCCTCGATTATCGCCATGAGCGCGCGCGGCTCCGTCCATGCGGCGGTCGCCGCCATGCGGGCGGGCGCGGTTGATTTCCTGCCCAAGCCGTTCGGCGCGGCGGCGCTGCTCGACAGGCTGGAGGCGGCCATCGCGCAATGGCCGGTCGCCAAGCCTCCGACAAAGGACACGACAAGCGACAACACGCGCCCGGAGGACGCCGGCCCGGCTGCGGTGGCGTCGCTGGCGCGCGAGGATTTCGAGGGCTTCATCGGCCGGTCCGCCGCGATGGCGGTCGTCTATGACCAGATCAGCCGCATCGCGCCGTCGCGCGCGCCGGTCTTCGTCACCGGCGAGAGCGGCACCGGCAAGGAACTCTGCGCCGAGGCGATCCACAACCGTTCCGGCCGCGCCGGCCGGCCCTTCATCGCGATCAACTGCAGCGCGATCCCGAAGGATCTCATGGAAAGCGAGATCTTCGGCCATGTTCGCGGCGCCTTCACCGGCGCTACCGACACGCGCCAGGGCGCGGCCGAGCTCGCCGATGGCGGCACGCTGTTCCTCGACGAGATCGGCGAGATGGACCTCGCTTTGCAGGCGAAGCTTCTGCGCTTCATCCAGAGCGGCGTCGTGCAGCGGGTCGGCGACGGCACCAGCCGCAGGGTCGATGTGCGCATCGTCTGCGCCACGCATCGCGATCCCACGGCCGAGATCGCCGCCGGACGTTTCCGCGAGGACCTCTTCTACCGGCTGCACGTGCTGCCGATCCAGCTGCCGCCGCTGCGCGAGCGGCCGGAGGACATACTCCCGCTCGCCTCCGCCTTCCTGTCGCGCTACGCGGCCGAGGAAACGCGCGGTTTCCGGGGCTTCGAGCCAGCGGCGGCGGCGCTTCTCATGCGCCATCCCTGGCCCGGCAATGTGCGCGAGCTGCAGAACGCCATCCGCCGCATGGTCGTGCTGCACCAGGGCAGCGAGGTGACGGTCGCTATGCTGCCGCCGCCGATCCGCGGCGCCTCCGCGCCGGTCCGGGGCGGCGAATGGACGGATCCGGGCCGCGCTCCGCTTGGCGCCGTGGCGCCGTTCTGGGAGCAGGAACGCTCGATCATCGAGAGCGCCATCGAGGCGCATGGCGGCAATATCGCGCGCGCCGCTGCGGCGCTCGAGATCAGTCCTTCGACGATCTACCGGAAGCGCCAGGCCTGGCAGGAGCGGCGCACGGCATAA
- a CDS encoding L,D-transpeptidase, producing the protein MRSLLHPMTLASLILIGLTIGAAANDRYTPRPPVLIDEGYPERPRIRERSVDRPVVRRVRPATQESAGLVSNAAPSKQRKARRDFDPAFLPTVIPYDGNEAAGTIVIDTASRYLYLVEADGSARRYGVGVGKAGFDWVGTHSVTRKAEWPTWTPPPEMRKRRPGLPVRMEGGPNNPLGARALYLGSTLYRIHGSNEPWTIGKAVSSGCFRMRNEDVVDLYERVDVGARVIVR; encoded by the coding sequence ATGCGAAGCCTGCTGCATCCGATGACCCTGGCCAGCCTGATCCTGATCGGCCTGACGATCGGCGCCGCGGCCAATGATCGATATACGCCGCGGCCGCCCGTCCTGATCGACGAAGGCTATCCGGAGCGACCGCGGATCCGCGAGCGCAGCGTGGATCGGCCGGTAGTGCGGAGAGTGCGGCCGGCGACGCAGGAGAGCGCCGGGCTGGTGTCGAATGCGGCGCCGTCCAAGCAGCGCAAGGCGCGGCGCGACTTCGATCCGGCTTTCCTGCCGACGGTCATTCCCTATGACGGCAACGAGGCGGCAGGCACGATCGTCATCGATACGGCGTCGCGCTACCTCTATCTGGTCGAGGCGGACGGTAGCGCGCGGCGCTATGGCGTCGGGGTCGGCAAGGCCGGGTTCGACTGGGTCGGCACCCACAGCGTCACGCGCAAGGCCGAGTGGCCGACCTGGACGCCGCCGCCGGAGATGCGCAAGCGCCGGCCAGGCCTGCCGGTGCGCATGGAAGGCGGGCCGAACAATCCGCTCGGCGCCCGCGCGCTCTATCTTGGCTCGACGCTCTATCGCATCCATGGCTCGAACGAGCCGTGGACGATCGGCAAGGCCGTCTCGTCGGGCTGCTTCCGGATGCGGAACGAGGATGTCGTCGATCTCTACGAGCGGGTCGATGTCGGCGCGCGCGTGATCGTCCGCTAG
- a CDS encoding TIGR01459 family HAD-type hydrolase, whose product MTNTTSPLAVAGLSELASQYPVVLSDVWGVIHNGVRAFAPACDALRRYRAQGGIVVLITNAPRTSQHIVDQMNGLGVGPDCYDGIVTSGDVTRGLLEARGAAKTFHVGNEREKSLYEGLPLQLVGEDEAELISCTGLFDDSVETPDDYAARFASWRKRDLPMICANPDIVVERGERFVWCAGSLAERYTALGGTSFVAGKPNPPIYEAALRKASAIRGSHVEKQEVLAIGDGAPTDLRGACQQDLDVLFVTGGIHSASFGPDHAPEAGAVHGFLVENRLAVRAYIPHLAW is encoded by the coding sequence ATGACCAACACGACTTCCCCCCTCGCAGTCGCCGGACTGTCGGAACTCGCCTCCCAGTATCCCGTCGTGCTCAGCGACGTCTGGGGCGTCATCCACAATGGCGTGCGCGCCTTTGCGCCGGCCTGCGATGCGCTCCGGCGCTATCGCGCGCAGGGCGGCATCGTCGTGCTCATCACCAATGCGCCCCGCACCAGCCAGCACATCGTCGACCAGATGAACGGGCTGGGCGTCGGGCCCGACTGCTACGACGGCATCGTCACCTCGGGCGACGTGACCCGCGGCCTGCTCGAGGCGCGCGGCGCCGCCAAGACCTTCCATGTCGGCAACGAGCGCGAGAAATCGCTCTACGAGGGCCTGCCGCTGCAACTGGTCGGCGAGGACGAGGCGGAACTGATCTCCTGCACCGGCCTGTTCGACGACAGCGTCGAGACGCCGGATGATTATGCCGCGCGTTTCGCCAGCTGGCGCAAGCGCGACCTGCCTATGATCTGCGCCAATCCCGACATCGTGGTGGAGCGCGGCGAGCGCTTCGTCTGGTGCGCCGGCTCGCTCGCCGAGCGCTACACCGCGCTGGGCGGCACAAGCTTCGTCGCCGGCAAGCCGAACCCGCCGATCTACGAGGCCGCGCTCCGCAAGGCATCGGCCATCCGGGGAAGCCACGTCGAGAAGCAGGAAGTGCTGGCGATCGGCGACGGCGCGCCGACGGATCTGCGCGGCGCCTGCCAGCAGGATCTCGACGTGCTGTTCGTCACCGGCGGCATCCATTCGGCGAGCTTCGGCCCGGACCATGCCCCGGAGGCCGGCGCCGTGCACGGCTTCCTCGTCGAGAACCGGCTGGCGGTCCGCGCCTATATTCCGCACCTCGCCTGGTGA
- a CDS encoding DNA-3-methyladenine glycosylase I translates to MPLPDGLLAGDDGLARCWWSHGTEMYQAYHDKEWGRPVTDDRRLFEKLCLEGFQSGLSWLTILKKRENFRNAFEGFDPEKIARFGEADVARLLADTGIVRHRGKIASTINNAKQALKLIETEGSIAAYVWSFEPPASERPARFVKGEMPATSPTSVRLSKDLKRRGWSFVGPTTVYAFMQAMGLVNDHLEGCHCRAEALRLRQGLTLPGRAAAQ, encoded by the coding sequence ATGCCCCTCCCCGATGGACTTCTTGCCGGTGACGACGGACTGGCCCGGTGCTGGTGGTCGCACGGCACCGAGATGTACCAGGCCTATCACGACAAGGAATGGGGGCGGCCGGTGACGGACGATCGCCGTCTGTTCGAGAAATTGTGCCTCGAGGGCTTTCAGTCCGGCCTGTCCTGGCTGACGATCCTGAAGAAACGCGAGAACTTCCGGAACGCCTTCGAAGGCTTCGATCCGGAAAAGATCGCGCGCTTCGGCGAGGCCGATGTCGCGAGGCTGCTCGCCGACACGGGCATCGTCCGCCATCGCGGCAAGATCGCCTCGACCATCAACAATGCGAAGCAGGCGCTGAAGCTGATCGAAACCGAAGGCTCGATCGCAGCCTATGTGTGGAGTTTCGAGCCGCCGGCGAGCGAGCGCCCGGCGCGGTTCGTCAAAGGAGAAATGCCGGCGACATCGCCGACCTCGGTCCGGCTTTCGAAGGATCTCAAGCGGCGCGGCTGGAGCTTCGTCGGGCCGACCACCGTCTATGCCTTCATGCAGGCCATGGGGCTCGTCAACGACCACCTCGAAGGCTGTCATTGCCGCGCCGAAGCCTTGCGGCTGCGTCAGGGGCTGACGCTGCCCGGCAGGGCGGCGGCTCAGTAG
- a CDS encoding ABC transporter ATP-binding protein/permease: protein MRKLKSALATVLRIALPYFRSSDMWVALGLLAVVIGLRLFNVWLDVKFNYWNNDFYTALQKKDWSTFAYQMFVVFSWIAALTIITTVYQLYFSQWLQIRWRNWLTQKYVNGWMAKGTHYRMRLAGNPADNPDQRIAEDADRFTDGALSIGVALLGQIVTLITFIFILWSLSSSAPLIIFGKSYAIPGYLVWLALGYAIIGTALTHWVGKPLVALSYQQQRFEADFRFALVRLRENGEEVALLKGEPAERAGLYDRFGSVLSNFYQIMSRTKRLTFLTAGYSQLAVIFPFILISPLYFAGTIELGGLTQVASAFGTVQGALSFFVTAYSTLAGWKAVVDRLDGFEHAIEHSEELERQGPSLQPDSAASDLVIRDLTVHLPDGREIVDVPALTLVPRERVLLTGPSGSGKSSLFRALSGIWPFGNGSIHIPQGADLLTLPQGAYMPLGTIRAALAYPRDPETLSTEQAEDALQAVGLSRLVPELDVDVHWGNRLSGGEQQRVAIARAILAAPDWLLLDEATSALDEKAEAAVYNLIRERLPQTTVISIGHRSSLTALHDRILELVENGGGSHVLVERSEPALAPA, encoded by the coding sequence TCATCGGGCTCAGGCTTTTCAATGTCTGGCTGGACGTAAAATTCAACTATTGGAACAACGATTTCTATACAGCCCTTCAGAAGAAGGACTGGTCGACCTTCGCCTACCAGATGTTCGTCGTGTTCTCCTGGATCGCGGCGCTGACGATCATTACGACGGTCTATCAGCTCTACTTCTCGCAATGGTTGCAGATCCGCTGGCGCAACTGGCTGACGCAGAAATACGTGAACGGCTGGATGGCGAAGGGCACGCATTATCGTATGCGCCTGGCCGGCAATCCCGCCGACAATCCCGACCAGCGTATCGCCGAGGACGCCGACCGCTTTACCGACGGTGCGCTGTCGATCGGCGTGGCGTTGCTCGGCCAGATCGTCACGCTCATCACCTTCATCTTCATTCTCTGGAGCCTGTCCTCGTCGGCGCCACTGATCATCTTCGGCAAGAGCTACGCCATTCCGGGCTATCTTGTCTGGCTGGCGCTCGGATACGCGATTATAGGCACGGCGCTGACGCACTGGGTCGGCAAGCCGCTGGTGGCGCTGAGCTACCAGCAGCAGCGCTTTGAAGCCGATTTCCGCTTCGCGCTGGTGCGCCTGCGCGAGAACGGCGAGGAGGTCGCGCTTCTGAAAGGCGAGCCGGCCGAGCGCGCCGGTCTCTACGACCGCTTCGGCTCGGTGCTTTCCAATTTCTATCAGATCATGAGCCGGACCAAGCGGCTGACCTTCCTGACCGCCGGCTACAGCCAGCTCGCCGTCATCTTTCCGTTCATCCTGATCAGCCCCCTCTATTTCGCCGGCACGATCGAACTCGGCGGCCTGACGCAGGTCGCCTCCGCCTTCGGCACGGTGCAGGGGGCGCTGTCCTTCTTCGTCACGGCCTATTCGACGCTTGCGGGCTGGAAGGCGGTGGTCGATCGTCTCGACGGTTTCGAGCATGCGATCGAGCACTCCGAAGAGCTGGAGCGCCAGGGGCCGTCGCTGCAGCCCGACAGCGCCGCGTCGGATCTCGTCATCCGCGACCTGACCGTCCATCTTCCGGACGGCCGCGAGATCGTCGATGTGCCGGCGCTGACGCTGGTGCCGCGCGAGCGTGTGCTGCTCACCGGTCCGTCCGGCTCGGGCAAGTCGAGCCTGTTTCGGGCGCTCAGCGGCATCTGGCCGTTCGGCAACGGCTCGATCCACATCCCGCAGGGGGCCGATCTCCTGACCCTGCCGCAGGGGGCCTACATGCCGCTCGGTACGATCCGCGCCGCGCTCGCCTATCCACGCGATCCCGAAACGCTCTCGACGGAGCAGGCGGAGGACGCGCTGCAGGCGGTTGGCTTGTCGCGGCTGGTGCCCGAGCTCGACGTTGACGTGCATTGGGGCAACCGCCTGTCGGGCGGCGAGCAACAGCGCGTCGCCATTGCCCGGGCGATCCTCGCCGCGCCCGACTGGCTGCTGCTTGACGAGGCGACGAGCGCGCTCGACGAGAAAGCCGAAGCCGCCGTCTACAATCTGATCCGCGAGAGGCTGCCGCAGACGACGGTGATCTCGATCGGCCATCGTTCGAGCCTGACGGCGCTGCATGACCGCATCCTCGAACTCGTCGAGAACGGCGGCGGCAGTCATGTGCTCGTTGAGCGGTCCGAGCCGGCGCTGGCGCCGGCCTGA
- a CDS encoding DoxX family protein codes for MSDTTSQKLIVPAFSGIYSATPVFEALLRFVVGFWLVPHGAQKLFGLFGGGGIEGTAGFFAQIGLQPAVLLATLAGLGEFFGGLFLAIGLLTRPAALVAAFVLLVATLSVHIGNGFFAANGGFEYASLWFFAALYFVFKGGNEYSVDAKIGRAI; via the coding sequence ATGTCCGATACCACGTCGCAGAAGTTGATCGTGCCTGCCTTTAGCGGGATCTACTCGGCTACACCGGTCTTCGAGGCGCTGCTGCGCTTCGTCGTCGGCTTCTGGCTGGTGCCGCATGGCGCGCAGAAGCTTTTCGGCCTGTTCGGCGGTGGCGGCATTGAGGGCACGGCCGGCTTCTTCGCCCAGATCGGTCTTCAGCCCGCCGTGCTGCTGGCGACGCTCGCCGGCCTCGGTGAGTTCTTCGGCGGCCTGTTCCTGGCGATCGGCCTGTTGACCCGCCCGGCAGCCCTCGTCGCCGCCTTCGTCCTGCTGGTCGCGACGCTCTCCGTCCATATCGGCAACGGCTTCTTCGCAGCCAACGGCGGCTTCGAATACGCCTCGCTCTGGTTCTTCGCCGCGCTCTACTTCGTCTTCAAGGGCGGCAACGAGTATTCGGTCGACGCCAAGATCGGCCGCGCGATCTGA
- the hisG gene encoding ATP phosphoribosyltransferase yields MTDAPLVLAVPSKGRLQENANAFFARAGLPVVQQGSARSYRGRIGGLPDVEVAFLSASEITRELAAGSVHLGITGRDLVEEEVSDFAQRLDLVLPLGFGHADVVVAVPEAWIDVRCMADLDDVAADFRAGHGRWLTVATKYVNLTRRFFTQHGIADYRIVESLGATEGAPASGAADLIVDITSTGSTLAANALKVIGDGVILQSEAHLVASLSTNWSGAARGALRTILDRIEAEAAGRSLREIRADVVDPEGAARVAADRFGATAPFGLANGQFLLHCPASKVYACAEWLRTGAGARTVSVARIETVFSATSPLTEHLLGRIDGRAA; encoded by the coding sequence ATGACCGACGCCCCGCTCGTTCTCGCCGTCCCCTCCAAGGGCCGGCTGCAGGAAAACGCCAACGCCTTCTTCGCGCGCGCCGGGCTTCCGGTGGTGCAGCAGGGCAGCGCCCGCAGCTATCGCGGCCGCATCGGCGGCCTGCCGGATGTCGAGGTCGCGTTCCTCTCGGCCTCCGAAATCACGCGCGAGCTGGCGGCCGGGTCCGTCCATCTCGGCATTACCGGCCGCGATCTCGTCGAGGAGGAAGTCTCCGACTTCGCCCAGCGGCTCGATCTGGTCCTGCCGCTCGGCTTCGGCCATGCCGATGTCGTCGTCGCCGTGCCGGAAGCGTGGATCGACGTTCGCTGCATGGCGGATCTCGACGACGTCGCCGCCGACTTCCGCGCCGGCCATGGCCGCTGGCTGACCGTCGCGACGAAATACGTCAACCTGACGCGTCGCTTCTTCACGCAGCACGGCATCGCCGACTACCGCATCGTCGAGAGCCTCGGCGCGACGGAGGGGGCGCCGGCTTCGGGCGCCGCCGATCTCATCGTCGACATCACCTCGACCGGATCGACGCTCGCCGCCAATGCGCTCAAGGTCATCGGCGACGGCGTCATCCTGCAGTCCGAGGCGCATCTGGTCGCGAGCCTTTCTACCAACTGGAGCGGGGCTGCGCGCGGCGCGCTGCGCACCATTCTGGACCGGATCGAGGCGGAGGCGGCGGGGCGTTCGCTGCGGGAGATCCGCGCCGACGTCGTCGATCCCGAGGGCGCGGCCAGGGTCGCGGCCGACCGTTTCGGCGCGACGGCGCCGTTCGGCCTCGCCAACGGCCAGTTCCTGCTGCATTGCCCGGCCTCGAAGGTCTATGCCTGCGCGGAATGGCTGCGGACGGGCGCCGGCGCGCGCACCGTTTCGGTCGCCCGCATCGAGACGGTCTTCTCGGCAACGAGCCCGCTGACGGAGCATCTGCTCGGCCGCATCGACGGCCGCGCCGCCTGA
- a CDS encoding bifunctional riboflavin kinase/FAD synthetase, with the protein MTSAPAHLLPARILPLDAIPADCRGGAVAIGNFDGMHRGHQALLEAARSEGSAHQAPALLLTFEPHPRSVFRPDSPLFRLSTMEAKARLAAAFGLDGIVVARFDREFAETSADDFVDKILVERLGITAAIIGHDFQFGHDRLGSPAFLAHQGARHGFTVSVLGAVIDGNGQSFSSSRVRQSLEQGEIERANSELGYRWFVMGKVQHGDKRGRELGYPTANVRLPADCGLALGIYAVTLTRADGTTHDAVASYGRRPTFDNGAVLLEVHVFDFADSLYDEAVVITFHRFLRGEERFESIDALIAQMDRDSEAARRILANAGPGTSLDQRLALIAPSADVAPALSIR; encoded by the coding sequence ATGACCAGCGCCCCCGCGCACCTGCTGCCGGCCCGGATCCTGCCGCTCGATGCCATTCCGGCCGATTGTCGCGGCGGCGCCGTCGCGATCGGCAATTTCGACGGCATGCATCGCGGCCATCAGGCGCTGCTGGAAGCCGCGCGCAGCGAAGGCAGCGCCCACCAGGCGCCGGCGCTGCTGCTGACCTTCGAGCCGCACCCGCGCTCCGTTTTCCGGCCCGACAGCCCGCTGTTCCGCCTTTCGACCATGGAGGCGAAGGCGCGGCTGGCAGCGGCGTTCGGGCTGGACGGCATCGTCGTCGCCCGTTTCGACAGGGAATTCGCCGAGACCAGCGCCGATGACTTCGTCGACAAGATCCTGGTCGAGCGGCTCGGCATCACGGCGGCGATCATCGGCCACGACTTCCAGTTCGGCCACGACCGGCTCGGCTCCCCGGCCTTCCTGGCGCATCAGGGCGCGCGACACGGCTTCACGGTTTCGGTTCTCGGCGCCGTCATCGACGGCAACGGCCAGTCGTTCTCGTCCAGCCGCGTGCGCCAGAGCCTGGAGCAAGGCGAGATCGAGCGGGCCAATTCCGAGCTCGGTTATCGCTGGTTCGTCATGGGCAAGGTCCAGCATGGCGACAAGCGCGGGCGCGAGCTCGGCTATCCGACGGCCAATGTGCGGCTTCCGGCCGATTGCGGGCTGGCGCTCGGGATCTACGCCGTCACCCTCACCCGCGCCGACGGCACGACGCACGACGCCGTCGCGAGCTATGGCCGCCGGCCGACCTTCGACAATGGCGCGGTGCTGCTCGAGGTGCATGTCTTCGACTTTGCCGACTCGCTTTACGATGAGGCCGTCGTCATTACCTTCCATCGTTTCCTGCGCGGCGAGGAGCGTTTCGAGAGCATTGACGCGCTGATCGCGCAGATGGATCGGGATTCGGAGGCGGCCCGCCGGATTCTCGCCAATGCCGGGCCGGGCACCTCGCTCGACCAGCGGCTGGCCCTCATCGCGCCATCCGCCGATGTTGCCCCGGCCCTGTCCATCCGTTAG
- the hisS gene encoding histidine--tRNA ligase, giving the protein MAEKDKTNALKARLPRGLVDRHAGAIKTADRMISTIRGVYELYGFEPVETPLIEYTDSLGKFLPDQDRPNEGVFSFQDDDEQWLSLRYDLTAPLARYVAENYDQLPKPYRSYRNGWVFRNEKPGPGRFRQFMQFDADTVGAASPAADAEMCMMMADTLEALGIQRGDYLIRVNNRKVLDGVMEAIGLAGPENAGKRLTVLRAIDKLDKFGPEGVKLLLGEGRKDESGDFTKGAGLDEAGVATVMQYVAAQSSVGNEATVESIRKHIELGPSGVEGLNELDQIAIITTAAGYADRIKIDPSVVRGLEYYTGPVFEAELLFETVNEKGEPARFGSVGGGGRYDGLVGRFRSESIPATGFSIGVSRLMAALTALGKVSEEAEVGPVVVTIFDRDRVGEYQKMVKDLRDAGIRAELYLGGSGPKAQLKYADKRNAPCVIIQGGDEKAKGVIQVKDLALGKQMSAEITDNATWREARPAQVEVPEADLVAAVREILARQAG; this is encoded by the coding sequence ATGGCCGAGAAAGACAAGACGAACGCCCTGAAGGCGCGCCTGCCGCGTGGGCTCGTCGATCGCCATGCCGGCGCGATCAAGACGGCCGATCGGATGATCTCAACGATTCGAGGCGTGTACGAGCTCTACGGCTTCGAGCCGGTCGAGACGCCGCTGATCGAATACACGGATTCGCTCGGCAAGTTCCTGCCGGACCAGGACCGTCCGAACGAGGGCGTGTTCTCGTTTCAGGACGATGACGAGCAGTGGCTGAGCCTGCGCTACGATTTGACGGCGCCGCTCGCCCGCTATGTCGCCGAGAACTACGACCAGCTGCCGAAGCCCTATCGCAGCTATCGCAACGGCTGGGTTTTCCGCAACGAGAAGCCGGGCCCGGGCCGCTTCCGCCAGTTCATGCAGTTCGACGCCGACACGGTGGGCGCCGCGTCGCCGGCCGCCGACGCCGAGATGTGCATGATGATGGCCGACACGCTGGAAGCGCTCGGCATCCAGCGCGGCGACTATCTGATCCGCGTCAACAACCGCAAGGTGCTCGACGGCGTCATGGAGGCGATCGGCCTCGCCGGACCCGAGAACGCCGGCAAGCGGCTGACGGTGCTGCGCGCCATCGACAAGCTCGACAAATTCGGTCCCGAGGGCGTCAAGCTCCTGCTCGGCGAAGGCCGCAAGGACGAGAGCGGGGACTTCACCAAGGGCGCCGGCCTCGACGAGGCGGGCGTCGCGACGGTGATGCAATATGTCGCCGCGCAGTCGAGCGTCGGCAACGAGGCGACCGTCGAGAGCATCCGCAAGCACATCGAGCTTGGCCCGTCCGGCGTCGAGGGCCTGAACGAGCTTGACCAGATCGCCATCATCACCACGGCGGCGGGTTATGCCGACCGCATCAAGATCGACCCCTCCGTCGTGCGCGGCCTCGAATATTACACCGGCCCCGTCTTCGAGGCCGAGCTCCTGTTCGAGACGGTGAACGAGAAGGGCGAGCCGGCGCGCTTCGGCTCGGTCGGCGGCGGTGGCCGCTATGACGGGCTGGTCGGCCGCTTCCGCAGTGAATCGATCCCGGCCACCGGCTTCTCGATTGGCGTCTCCCGCCTGATGGCGGCGCTGACGGCGCTCGGCAAGGTTTCCGAGGAAGCCGAGGTTGGTCCGGTCGTCGTGACGATCTTCGACCGCGACCGCGTCGGCGAATACCAGAAGATGGTCAAGGACCTGCGCGACGCCGGCATCCGCGCCGAGCTCTATCTCGGCGGTTCCGGCCCGAAGGCGCAGCTGAAATATGCCGACAAGCGCAACGCGCCCTGCGTGATCATCCAGGGCGGGGACGAGAAGGCGAAGGGCGTCATCCAGGTCAAGGATCTGGCGCTCGGCAAGCAGATGTCGGCGGAGATCACTGACAACGCCACCTGGCGCGAGGCGCGTCCCGCCCAGGTCGAGGTGCCCGAGGCCGATCTGGTCGCGGCGGTACGCGAAATCCTGGCGCGGCAAGCGGGGTGA
- a CDS encoding ATP phosphoribosyltransferase regulatory subunit: MVDTTQLRVLLSEAGYRFVEPPIVSDADVFLDVAGEDLRRRLYLTSNAEGREQCLRPEFTIPVCLQHLASGDAHRTADYAYLGPVFRQREGGVNGEFLQAGIESLGRTDRITADADVLALALDAVRVFGLDEPIVRIGDSALFAAVIDQLGVAAVWKRRLSRAFGDRTRLDATIERLSGGKPAEAPAHAGFLAALDGTDHDAAHRIVEDLLSIAGIRAVGGRSAGEIADRFLEQSALAAGGGLDERARAVLLRFLRVVGKPTAVIEDLRALATEEKIDIDATIDGFEKRADGLARRGIDLDRLDFAADFGRRLDYYSGFVFEIYDKALPAGQQVVGGGRYDRLMPLLGAKSTVPAVGFALWLDRVKEVTA; this comes from the coding sequence ATGGTCGATACGACGCAACTGCGCGTACTTCTTTCCGAGGCGGGCTACCGCTTCGTCGAGCCGCCGATCGTCTCCGACGCCGACGTCTTTCTCGACGTGGCGGGCGAGGATCTGCGTCGCCGGCTCTATCTGACGTCGAACGCCGAGGGCCGCGAGCAGTGCCTCCGGCCCGAGTTCACCATTCCGGTCTGCCTGCAGCACCTCGCCTCCGGCGACGCGCACCGCACGGCCGACTACGCCTATCTCGGCCCGGTCTTCCGGCAGCGCGAGGGCGGCGTCAATGGCGAGTTCCTGCAGGCCGGCATCGAGTCGCTCGGCCGCACCGACCGCATAACCGCCGATGCCGACGTCCTGGCGCTGGCGCTCGACGCCGTCCGCGTCTTCGGCCTCGACGAGCCGATCGTGCGGATCGGCGATTCCGCGCTGTTCGCCGCCGTCATCGACCAGCTGGGCGTCGCCGCCGTCTGGAAGCGCCGCCTGTCGCGCGCCTTCGGCGACCGGACCCGGCTCGACGCGACGATCGAGCGGCTCTCCGGCGGCAAGCCGGCCGAGGCGCCGGCGCATGCCGGCTTCCTGGCCGCGCTCGACGGCACCGACCACGACGCCGCGCACCGGATCGTCGAGGATCTGCTGTCGATCGCCGGCATTCGCGCCGTCGGCGGCCGTTCGGCCGGCGAGATCGCCGATCGCTTCCTCGAGCAGTCGGCGCTGGCCGCCGGCGGCGGGCTCGACGAGCGCGCCCGGGCGGTCCTGCTTCGCTTCCTCCGGGTCGTCGGCAAGCCGACCGCCGTGATCGAGGATCTGAGGGCGCTCGCCACCGAGGAAAAGATCGACATTGACGCGACGATCGACGGCTTCGAGAAGCGCGCCGATGGCCTCGCCCGGCGCGGCATCGATCTCGACCGCCTCGACTTCGCCGCCGATTTCGGCCGTCGCCTCGACTATTATTCGGGCTTCGTCTTCGAGATCTACGACAAGGCGCTACCCGCCGGCCAGCAGGTCGTCGGCGGCGGCCGCTATGACCGGCTGATGCCGCTCCTCGGCGCCAAGTCGACCGTGCCCGCCGTTGGCTTCGCCCTCTGGCTCGATCGCGTGAAGGAAGTAACGGCATGA